The following coding sequences lie in one Musa acuminata AAA Group cultivar baxijiao chromosome BXJ1-8, Cavendish_Baxijiao_AAA, whole genome shotgun sequence genomic window:
- the LOC135588684 gene encoding lysine histidine transporter 1-like isoform X2, with protein MGIQAPSPPEAYVRNQDKMEMEKSIDDWLPITSSRNAKWWYSAFHNVTAMVGAGVLSLPYAMSELGWGPGIAVLILSWVITLYTLWQMVEMHEMVPGKRFDRYHELGQHVFGEKLGLWIVIPQQLVVEVGVNIVYMVTGGKSLQKFHDVVCRDCKSIKLTYFIMISASAHFVLSQLPNFNSISGVSLAAAVMSLSYSTIAWGASVDKGKQENVEYGYKSASTSGTVFNFLSALGNVAFAYAGHNVVLEIQATIPSTPEKPSKKSMWRGVIIAYIIVALCYFPVALVGYWAFGNAVDDDILITLGKPRWLIAMANMMVVVHLMGSYQIYAMPVFDMIETVLVKKLHFPPGLTLRLIARSVYVAFTMFIGITFPFFNGLLGFFGGFAFAPTTYFLPCIIWLAIYKPRRFSFSWITNWICIILGVLLMILSSIGGLRQIIIDAKNYDFYS; from the exons ATGGGAATTCAAGCTCCATCTCCCCCGGAAGCCTATGTCAGAAACCAGGACAAG ATGGAGATGGAGAAGTCGATCGATGACTGGCTGCCCATCACATCGTCGAGGAACGCCAAGTGGTGGTACTCCGCcttccacaatgtcacggccatgGTGGGAGCTGGCGTCCTCAGCCTGCCCTATGCCATGTCGGAACTTGGATG GGGACCTGGCATCGCTGTGCTGATTCTGTCGTGGGTCATCACCCTGTATACTCTGTGGCAGATGGTGGAGATGCACGAGATGGTGCCGGGGAAGCGGTTCGATCGGTACCACGAGCTGGGGCAGCACGTCTTCGGCGAAAAGCTCGGCCTCTGGATCGTCATCCCGCAGCAACTGGTCGTGGAGGTGGGCGTCAACATCGTCTACATGGTCACCGGAGGCAAATCCCTACAGAAGTTCCACGACGTTGTCTGCCGCGACTGCAAGTCCATCAAGCTCACCTACTTCATCATGATCTCCGCCTCCGCCCACTTCGTCCTATCCCAGCTGCCCAACTTCAACTCCATCTCCGGCGTCTCCTTGGCCGCTGCAGTCATGTCTCTCAG CTACTCCACCATTGCCTGGGGAGCATCCGTCGacaaggggaagcaggagaacgTGGAGTACGGATACAAGTCCGCAAGCACGTCAGGCACCGTCTTCAACTTCTTGAGCGCACTGGGAAACGTCGCCTTCGCCTACGCTGGCCACAACGTGGTCTTGGAGATCCAAGCCACCATTCCTTCCACTCCCGAGAAGCCTTCCAAGAAATCCATGTGGAGGGGCGTCATCATCGCCTACATCATCGTAGCGCTCTGTTACTTCCCCGTCGCGCTCGTTGGCTACTGGGCATTCGGCAACGCCGTCGACGACGACATCCTCATAACACTGGGGAAGCCTCGATGGCTGATCGCCATGGCCAACATGATGGTCGTCGTCCATCTCATGGGCAgctaccag ATCTATGCCATGCCTGTCTTCGACATGATCGAAACGGTGCTCGTCAAGAAGCTTCATTTCCCGCCCGGTCTCACTCTTCGCCTGATTGCACGCAGTGTATATGTTG CCTTCACAATGTTCATCGGTATTACCTTCCCATTCTTCAACGGACTGCTCGGATTCTTTGGTGGATTTGCATTTGCGCCAACCACATACTTC CTTCCTTGCATCATCTGGCTTGCCATTTACAAGCCTAGAAGATTCAGCTTCTCTTGGATCACTAACTGG ATCTGCATTATACTCGGAGTCCTGTTGATGATTTTGTCTTCCATTGGTGGACTTCGGCAGATCATCATAGATGCAAAGAACTACGATTTCTACTCGTAG
- the LOC135588684 gene encoding lysine histidine transporter 1-like isoform X1, producing the protein MGIQAPSPPEAYVRNQDKLSLVEVGSGLMVYSVDNGVQMEMEKSIDDWLPITSSRNAKWWYSAFHNVTAMVGAGVLSLPYAMSELGWGPGIAVLILSWVITLYTLWQMVEMHEMVPGKRFDRYHELGQHVFGEKLGLWIVIPQQLVVEVGVNIVYMVTGGKSLQKFHDVVCRDCKSIKLTYFIMISASAHFVLSQLPNFNSISGVSLAAAVMSLSYSTIAWGASVDKGKQENVEYGYKSASTSGTVFNFLSALGNVAFAYAGHNVVLEIQATIPSTPEKPSKKSMWRGVIIAYIIVALCYFPVALVGYWAFGNAVDDDILITLGKPRWLIAMANMMVVVHLMGSYQIYAMPVFDMIETVLVKKLHFPPGLTLRLIARSVYVAFTMFIGITFPFFNGLLGFFGGFAFAPTTYFLPCIIWLAIYKPRRFSFSWITNWICIILGVLLMILSSIGGLRQIIIDAKNYDFYS; encoded by the exons ATGGGAATTCAAGCTCCATCTCCCCCGGAAGCCTATGTCAGAAACCAGGACAAG CTTTCTCTTGTGGAAGTTGGGAGTGGTCTCATGGTTTATTCGGTTGACAATGGTGTGCAGATGGAGATGGAGAAGTCGATCGATGACTGGCTGCCCATCACATCGTCGAGGAACGCCAAGTGGTGGTACTCCGCcttccacaatgtcacggccatgGTGGGAGCTGGCGTCCTCAGCCTGCCCTATGCCATGTCGGAACTTGGATG GGGACCTGGCATCGCTGTGCTGATTCTGTCGTGGGTCATCACCCTGTATACTCTGTGGCAGATGGTGGAGATGCACGAGATGGTGCCGGGGAAGCGGTTCGATCGGTACCACGAGCTGGGGCAGCACGTCTTCGGCGAAAAGCTCGGCCTCTGGATCGTCATCCCGCAGCAACTGGTCGTGGAGGTGGGCGTCAACATCGTCTACATGGTCACCGGAGGCAAATCCCTACAGAAGTTCCACGACGTTGTCTGCCGCGACTGCAAGTCCATCAAGCTCACCTACTTCATCATGATCTCCGCCTCCGCCCACTTCGTCCTATCCCAGCTGCCCAACTTCAACTCCATCTCCGGCGTCTCCTTGGCCGCTGCAGTCATGTCTCTCAG CTACTCCACCATTGCCTGGGGAGCATCCGTCGacaaggggaagcaggagaacgTGGAGTACGGATACAAGTCCGCAAGCACGTCAGGCACCGTCTTCAACTTCTTGAGCGCACTGGGAAACGTCGCCTTCGCCTACGCTGGCCACAACGTGGTCTTGGAGATCCAAGCCACCATTCCTTCCACTCCCGAGAAGCCTTCCAAGAAATCCATGTGGAGGGGCGTCATCATCGCCTACATCATCGTAGCGCTCTGTTACTTCCCCGTCGCGCTCGTTGGCTACTGGGCATTCGGCAACGCCGTCGACGACGACATCCTCATAACACTGGGGAAGCCTCGATGGCTGATCGCCATGGCCAACATGATGGTCGTCGTCCATCTCATGGGCAgctaccag ATCTATGCCATGCCTGTCTTCGACATGATCGAAACGGTGCTCGTCAAGAAGCTTCATTTCCCGCCCGGTCTCACTCTTCGCCTGATTGCACGCAGTGTATATGTTG CCTTCACAATGTTCATCGGTATTACCTTCCCATTCTTCAACGGACTGCTCGGATTCTTTGGTGGATTTGCATTTGCGCCAACCACATACTTC CTTCCTTGCATCATCTGGCTTGCCATTTACAAGCCTAGAAGATTCAGCTTCTCTTGGATCACTAACTGG ATCTGCATTATACTCGGAGTCCTGTTGATGATTTTGTCTTCCATTGGTGGACTTCGGCAGATCATCATAGATGCAAAGAACTACGATTTCTACTCGTAG
- the LOC135588685 gene encoding lysine histidine transporter 1-like has product MGTQVPSPPEAYVSNQDKTQKEKSIDDWLPITSSRNAKWWYSAFHNVTAMVGAGVLSLPYAMSELGWGPGIAVLILSWVITLYTLWQMVEMHEMVPGKRFDRYHELGQHAFGDKLGLWIVVPQQLVVEVGVNIVYMVTGGKSLKKFHDVVCTDCKSIKLTYFIMIFGSVHFVLSQLPNFNSISGVSLAAAVMSLSYSTIAWGASVDKGKQENVEYGYKAASTSGTVFNFLSALGDVAFAYAGHNVVLEIQATIPSTPEKPSKKPMWRGVIVAYIVVALCYFPVALVGYWAFGNAVDDNILLTLEKPRWLIAVANMMVVVHVIGSYQIYAMPVFDMIETVLVKKLHFPPGLTLRLIARSVYVAFTMFIGMTFPFFGGLLGFFGGFAFAPTTYFLPCIMWLAIYNPRRFSLSWITNWICIIFGVLLMILSPIGGLRQIIIDAKNYTFYS; this is encoded by the exons ATGGGAACTCAAGTTCCATCTCCCCCGGAAGCCTACGTCAGCAACCAGGACAAG ACGCAGAAGGAAAAGTCGATCGATGACTGGTTGCCCATCACATCGTCGAGGAACGCCAAGTGGTGGTACTCCGCcttccacaatgtcacggccatgGTGGGAGCTGGCGTCCTCAGCCTGCCCTATGCCATGTCGGAACTTGGATG GGGACCTGGCATCGCCGTGCTGATTCTGTCGTGGGTCATCACCCTGTATACTCTGTGGCAGATGGTGGAGATGCACGAGATGGTGCCGGGGAAGCGGTTCGATCGGTACCACGAACTGGGGCAGCACGCCTTCGGCGACAAGCTCGGCCTCTGGATCGTCGTCCCGCAGCAACTGGTCGTGGAGGTGGGCGTCAACATCGTCTACATGGTCACCGGCGGCAAGTCCCTCAAGAAGTTCCACGACGTCGTCTGTACCGACTGCAAGTCCATCAAGctcacttacttcatcatgatcttCGGCTCCGTCCACTTCGTCCTATCCCAGCTGCCCAACTTCAACTCCATCTCCGGCGTCTCCTTGGCCGCTGCAGTCATGTCTCTCAG CTACTCCACCATTGCGTGGGGAGCATCCGTCGacaaggggaagcaggagaacgTGGAGTACGGATACAAGGCCGCAAGCACATCAGGCACCGTCTTCAACTTCTTGAGCGCACTGGGAGACGTCGCCTTCGCCTACGCTGGCCACAACGTGGTCTTGGAGATCCAAGCCACCATTCCTTCTACTCCCGAGAAGCCTTCCAAGAAACCCATGTGGAGGGGCGTCATCGTCGCGTACATCGTCGTAGCGCTCTGTTACTTCCCTGTCGCGCTCGTTGGTTACTGGGCATTCGGCAACGCCGTCGACGACAACATCCTCTTGACACTGGAGAAGCCTCGATGGCTGATCGCCGTGGCCAACATGATGGTCGTCGTCCATGTCATCGGCAGCTACCAG ATCTATGCCATGCCTGTCTTCGACATGATCGAAACGGTGCTCGTCAAGAAGCTTCATTTCCCGCCCGGTCTCACTCTTCGCCTGATTGCACGCAGTGTTTATGTTG CCTTCACAATGTTCATCGGTATGACCTTCCCATTCTTCGGCGGACTGCTCGGGTTCTTTGGTGGATTTGCATTTGCGCCAACCACATACTTC CTTCCTTGCATCATGTGGCTTGCCATTTACAATCCTAGAAGATTCAGCTTGTCTTGGATCACTAACTGG ATCTGCATTATATTCGGAGTCCTGTTGATGATTTTGTCTCCCATTGGCGGACTACGGCAGATCATCATAGACGCAAAGAACTACACGTTCTACTCGTAG
- the LOC135588686 gene encoding plant UBX domain-containing protein 1-like: MASKRARLSTSVEAESARAKLEVVAAELGHEIRVFLATSQTKHATLTTSNEDDADDFYDLTAEDYYNLMSSRAESQIMKTQKMREAEAVASRERLTKAVIRVRFPDDYILEAKFQPSETIQTLVNLLVKVVAQPNLPFYLFTTPPKQRIADLSKDFYSAGFAPGANVYFSYDVPESHGLYTNEPFLREDIRILSTLDLGQEQIDLKYVAPKPALLEAASVVVNAKPVVVRSTKPKWFRR, translated from the exons ATGGCCTCCAAGCGTGCGAGGCTCTCCACGTCCGTGGAAGCCGAGAGTGCTCGG GCAAAGCTTGAAGTGGTGGCTGCTGAGCTGGGGCATGAAATCCGTGTGTTCTTGGCAACATCTCAGACGAAACATGCTACATTGACTACGTCTAATG AGGATGATGCAGATGACTTCTACGATTTAACTGCCGAGGATTATTATAACCTCATGTCAAGTAGAG CTGAGTCTCAGATTATGAAGACCCAGAAGATGCGAGAAGCAGAAGCAGTTGCTAGTAGAGAAAGATTAACTAAG GCAGTGATTAGGGTCCGCTTCCCTGATGACTATATTCTGGAGGCAAAGTTTCAGCCATCTGAGACCATTCAAACTTTAGTGAATCTTCTTGTGAAGGTTGTTGCTCAACCCAACTTGCCATTCTATTTAT TTACCACTCCACCAAAGCAACGAATTGCAGATTTATCAAAGGATTTTTACTCAGCTGGTTTTGCTCCTGGTGCTAATGTTTACTTCTCCTATGATGTTCCAG AGTCTCATGGTTTGTATACCAATGAACCATTTCTACGTGAAGACATCCGCATTTTGAGCACACTGGATCTCGGTCAGGAACAGATTGATCTCAAGTATGTTGCACCAAAACCTGCTTTGTTGGAGGCTGCCTCTGTCGTCGTCAATGCGAAACCAGTGGTGGTGAGGTCAACTAAACCAAAATGGTTTAGGCGCTAA